The window CGGTCACGTCACAGCCCAGTGCGCGGAACAGTTTGGGGGCCAGTTCACCGGCCACGCCATTGCCGCAGTCGATGACGATTTTCAGCGGGCGCGGCAGTTTGATGTCCGAGGCGATGCGTGCGACGTAGGCGTCCTGCACATCCTGGTGCGACAGCTTGCCCTGACCATTGACGAAGTCTTTGTCGATGATGCGTTGCTTGAGTTTCTGGATGGTGTCACCAGACAGGGTGACGCCGTTGAGCACCATTTTCAGGCCGTTGTAGTTGGGCGGATTATGGCTGCCGGTGAGCATGAAGCCTGTGCCGGTGGCCAGCTCAAAGGTGGCGAAGTACAGCACCGGCGTGGGCACGCGGCCAACATCAATCACATCCACGCCGCAGGCGAGCAGACCGTCGGTCAGCGCCTTGAGCAGGCGCGGGCCGGACAAGCGACCGTCGCGGGCGACGCAGGCCTGGTGTTTGCCACTGGCGATGATTTCACTGCCCAGCGCACGGCCGATGGCAAACATCATGTCTTCGGTCAGTCCCTGGTCGACGATGCCGCGTATGTCGTAGGCTTTGAAAATGGATTCGGTGATGGGGAAATCGGCGTTGTACTGCGTGCTCATGCGATGCGCTTGTCCTTGATTGATTTTGATTTTTACTTGCGACCGGAGGAGCCGAAGCCGCCTTCGCCGCGTTCGGAGGCGCCGAATTCCTTGACGATTTCAAAGCTCGCCTGTACCACCGGAACGAACACCAGTTGCGCCAGGCGTTCGCCCACTTCCAGTTCAAACGGTTTGTTGCCACGGTTCCAGCAGGACACCATCAGCGGCCCCTGATAATCGGAGTCGATCAGGCCCACCAGATTGCCCAGCACGATACCGTGTTTGTGGCCCAGGCCGGAGCGCGGCAGAATCACCGCCGCCAGACTCGGGTCTTCGACGTGGATGGCCAGGCCGGTAGGAATCAGCACGGTCTCGCCGGGGGCGATGGTCAGTTTGACGTCGATCATGGCGCGCAAATCCATGCCGGCACTGCCGGGCGTGGCGTAGGTGGGCAGCGGGAACTCACTGCCCATGCGAGGATCAAGAATTTTTAGCTGGATTTGCTTCATGGTATTTCTCGGCGATAAGTTGCAGTAACTGCTGGGCCAGACGCTGTTTGCTGGTCTTGCGCAACAGGGTGTCAGAATTTTTGCTGTAGACATGCAGGGCGTTGTCGTCGCTGTCAAAGCCGGTTTGTTCAGTTTCGGCGCTGGCACCCACCCAATTGGCGGCGATCATGTCCAGTTGCTTGCGCTGCAGTTTGGCCTGGGCGTTGGCCTGCAAATTTTCGGTCTCGGCGGCAAAGCCAACGCAGAAGGGGCGATGTGGGTGGGTAGATACTTCGGTGAGAATGTCGCGATTACGCACCAGTTCCAGTCGCATTTCGCTGTCGTTCTTTTTGATTTTTTGTTCAGCCTGTTGTGCCGGGCGGTAGTCAGCTACGGCAGCTGCGGCGATGAAAATATCACAACCGGGTAGGGTTTGCAGTACGGCCTGGGCCATGTCATCGGCGCTGGTGACGCGGAGGGTGGTTACGCCGGCGGGCGCAGGCAGATTAACCGGGCCGCTGACCAGAGTGACTTCGGCACCGGCCGCGCGCGCGGCCTGGGCCAGGGCATAGCCCATCTTGCCGGAGCTGCGATTGCTGATGAAGCGAACCGGGTCCAGCGCCTCGCGGGTCGGGCCAGCGGTAATGGTGACGCGCTTTCCGGCCAGACAGGGCGGAGTGAAACAGCTTTCCAGGGCCTCGACCAGTTGCAGTGGTTCCAGCATGCGACCGGTGCCCACGTCGCCACAGGCCTGGCTGCCCGAAGCAGGGCCGAAAATCTGCACGCCACGCTGGCGCAGGGTTTCGATGTTGGTTTGTACGGCTGGGTGAGCCCACATCTGTTGATTCATTGCTGGCGCTACGGCCAACGGCGCGCGACTGGCGAGCACGACGGTACTGAGCAGGTCGTCGGCCAGGCCGTGGGCCAGTCGGGCCAGGGTGTTGGCGCTGGCTGGCGCGATCAGGATGGCGTCGGCCCAACGGGCCAGTTCAATGTGTTCCATGGCGCCGGTGCCGGTCTCGAACAATTCCACATGCACCGGATGACCACTGAGGGCCTCGAAGGTCATGGGGGTGACGAACTCGGTGGCGGCGCGGCTCATGATGACGCGCACGACCGCCCCCTGGTCTTGCAGGCGGCGGACAAGGTCGGCGGATTTGTAGGCGGCAATGCCGCCACTGACGCCGAGCAGGATTTGTTTCTGGGCAAGTTGGCTCATAGGCGCTAGAGTTTACCTTTTGTGAATGGATTCTGCACGAAAAGGAAGGGGTTATGGCCATTACGGATTGGCCGGTCATGGAACGGCCGAGAGAAAAACTGTTACATAAGGGGGCGAGCGCCCTGTCGGATGCCGAGCTGCTGGCGATTTTTTTACGCACCGGAGTGAAGGGCAAGACGGCGCTGGATCTGGCGCGGGAGCTGTTACATGAGTTTGGCAGTCTGCGGGCGTTGTTGCGAGCCGAGCAGGCGCAGTTTTGTCGCGGTCTGGGGCTGGGCGAGGCCAAGTACGTACAGTTGCAGGCGGTGCTGGAGATGGGACGGCGCCATCTGGAAGCCGAAATGCTGCGCGAAGACGTGATGAGCAGTCCGGCGGTGACGCAGCGCTATCTCAAAAACCGCTTGCGCGACTACGAACACGAGGTGTTCGCGGTGCTGTTTCTGGATAATCGCCACCGGATGATTCGCTTTGAGGAGATGTTTCGTGGCACCATCGACGGCGCCAGCGTGCATCCCCGCGAGGTGGTGAAGCGCGCACTGGCCTTGAATGCCGCGGCGGTCATCTTGGCGCACAACCACCCGTCGGGTGTATGTGAACCGTCCCAGGCGGATCGCGCCATTACCCGGCGATTGGTTCAGGCGCTGGCGCTGGTGGACATCCGGGTGCTGGATCATGTGGTGGTCGGAGAAGGCGCGGGATATTCTTTTGCCGAGGCGGGTGAGTTACAATAACTGCGCGTTTACAAAGAGATAATTTGAGGTTTCTAGGTGCCATTGGTAAAACAATTGATCTCCACGGTGCTGCTGGGAGTGCTGGCAATGCCGGTGTGGGCGGCTGAGTCAGACGAATTCTGGTTTGCGCGAGCCGGAATATTGGCGGAAAATAAGCCGCAGATGGAGCCGCTGAAGATAATATCGCTGACCTATGGGCATAATGTGTCACGGGATACGTCGTTCGAGCTGGACGCGTTTAGCGGTATAGGCAGTAGCGTCGCCTCCAAGGGCGATGGCACCATGAGCGTGTCCGGTGTGTCGGGGTTTATAACCAAACGAGTGGTGTTGTCCCAGGCCGCCTACCTCAAGGGCAAGCTTGGCGGGGCGATGCTGGATAAGCGCTTTTCGGCGAGCCTGAACGACTACAGTGGCACGAAGTTTAGCTTTATTCCCGGGGTGGGAGCGGGCACGGTGTACCACGGCGGCCAGTTTCGGCGCCTGATCGTCGAGGCGGAGATAAGTCGGTTAGATGCCGACAGTTTCATAGCTACACTGGGCGTTCATCTGAAATTCTAGCTAGGGGAATTGCGGAAAGGCTGTACAAACCGGCATGGGTTTGGTA of the Gammaproteobacteria bacterium genome contains:
- the dut gene encoding dUTP diphosphatase; protein product: MKQIQLKILDPRMGSEFPLPTYATPGSAGMDLRAMIDVKLTIAPGETVLIPTGLAIHVEDPSLAAVILPRSGLGHKHGIVLGNLVGLIDSDYQGPLMVSCWNRGNKPFELEVGERLAQLVFVPVVQASFEIVKEFGASERGEGGFGSSGRK
- the coaBC gene encoding bifunctional phosphopantothenoylcysteine decarboxylase/phosphopantothenate--cysteine ligase CoaBC, which codes for MSQLAQKQILLGVSGGIAAYKSADLVRRLQDQGAVVRVIMSRAATEFVTPMTFEALSGHPVHVELFETGTGAMEHIELARWADAILIAPASANTLARLAHGLADDLLSTVVLASRAPLAVAPAMNQQMWAHPAVQTNIETLRQRGVQIFGPASGSQACGDVGTGRMLEPLQLVEALESCFTPPCLAGKRVTITAGPTREALDPVRFISNRSSGKMGYALAQAARAAGAEVTLVSGPVNLPAPAGVTTLRVTSADDMAQAVLQTLPGCDIFIAAAAVADYRPAQQAEQKIKKNDSEMRLELVRNRDILTEVSTHPHRPFCVGFAAETENLQANAQAKLQRKQLDMIAANWVGASAETEQTGFDSDDNALHVYSKNSDTLLRKTSKQRLAQQLLQLIAEKYHEANPAKNS
- a CDS encoding porin family protein, encoding MPLVKQLISTVLLGVLAMPVWAAESDEFWFARAGILAENKPQMEPLKIISLTYGHNVSRDTSFELDAFSGIGSSVASKGDGTMSVSGVSGFITKRVVLSQAAYLKGKLGGAMLDKRFSASLNDYSGTKFSFIPGVGAGTVYHGGQFRRLIVEAEISRLDADSFIATLGVHLKF
- the radC gene encoding DNA repair protein RadC; the protein is MAITDWPVMERPREKLLHKGASALSDAELLAIFLRTGVKGKTALDLARELLHEFGSLRALLRAEQAQFCRGLGLGEAKYVQLQAVLEMGRRHLEAEMLREDVMSSPAVTQRYLKNRLRDYEHEVFAVLFLDNRHRMIRFEEMFRGTIDGASVHPREVVKRALALNAAAVILAHNHPSGVCEPSQADRAITRRLVQALALVDIRVLDHVVVGEGAGYSFAEAGELQ